The genomic DNA GGTCTGATGAAAAAGAATTAGCTACTGTTAAAAATAATTTTCTAATAAAAAAATTAGGCTTAAGTGATAGTGATGATTTAGATAAAGCTATAGATTCTGTAATAGAAACTTACGGTCGATCTAACAAGACTAAGTATAGAGCTGTAATTTATTATTTACTAGCTAAGCATTTTAAAAAAGAGTCTGTTTACAAATAGAATTATCTTTATAAAATATTAAAAACGCTGTAACTCATATTATAGCGTTTTTTTTATATTTAAATTTCAAATTTTATAGATTAAAAAAAATCTAATTTGATTTTTAATATTAGTACTTTTGCAAAATGATTAATATAGGAGAATACAATACTTTAGAAGTTTTAAGAGATACAGAGCCAGGATTATTTCTTGGAGACGAAGATGGTAACGAGGTGTTACTGCCTAATCGTTATGTGGAAGATGTTTTTAAAGTTGGAGATGATGTAGAAGTATTTATTTACTTAGATAATGATGAACGTTTAGTAGCAGTAACAGACGAGCCATATATAACAAGAGGTGATTTTGCTGTTTTACGTTGTAATGCAGTTAACGATTATGGTGCTTTTTTAGATTGGGGAATGGTAAAAGAATTATTTTGCCCATTTAAAGAACAAGCCTTTAAAATGAAAAAAGGTGGTTGGTATTTAGTACACTGTTATTTAGACGAAAAAACCGAAAGACTTGTAGCATCAAGTAAGACCAATAGGTTTTTAGATAATACAGTATTAACAGTAGCAGAGTTTGATAAGGTAGATTTAATAGTCTCACATCCAAGTGATATAGGGATGAATGTTATTGTAAATGGTAAACACACAGGATTAATTTATAAGGATAATATTTTTCAGGAAATTAGTGTAGGAGATAGACTAGACGGTATAGTTAAAAAAATTAGACCTGGAAATAAATTAGATATTGCTTTAGGAGAAATAGGATATAGAAATATAGAACCTAATGCTAAAAAAATACTAGAAACCTTAGAAGATAATAGTGGCTATTTACCATTACATGATAAGTCTTCGCCAGAAGCAATAAAAGAGACTCTAGAAATGAGTAAAAAGAATTTTAAAAAAGCTATTGGTACACTTTATAAGCAAAAGCAAATCACTATAGAAAAAGAAGGTATTAGGTTAAATTAATAACCATATATAACAATAAAAAAAACTGTTTTCTATTAGTTTAGAGAACAGTTTTTTTATTAAATTAAGGGATATAAATAGTTTTATTAGTTATTACTTTAAAACGCATTGTGACTTAGTCCAATTATAAGCCTCTGTTAATGAGTCAAAGTCTTTTTTATTAGTTTTAAAAAAAAGCTCTTCAATTTTAATAGCATTTCTTTTGTAACTGTTATAAGTAACTGTACAATAAGATCGCGCACTTTTTAATTTCTCTTTAAAGTAGTGTAAATCTAATGGCGAAACAGAGAAGTCATTAACTCTGTTGGATATATAACCATAAGGATCTTCTCTAAAATATAAGTTTATAGCATCAATTAGTAATTTGCTATT from Lacinutrix sp. 5H-3-7-4 includes the following:
- a CDS encoding S1 RNA-binding domain-containing protein, with the protein product MINIGEYNTLEVLRDTEPGLFLGDEDGNEVLLPNRYVEDVFKVGDDVEVFIYLDNDERLVAVTDEPYITRGDFAVLRCNAVNDYGAFLDWGMVKELFCPFKEQAFKMKKGGWYLVHCYLDEKTERLVASSKTNRFLDNTVLTVAEFDKVDLIVSHPSDIGMNVIVNGKHTGLIYKDNIFQEISVGDRLDGIVKKIRPGNKLDIALGEIGYRNIEPNAKKILETLEDNSGYLPLHDKSSPEAIKETLEMSKKNFKKAIGTLYKQKQITIEKEGIRLN
- a CDS encoding DUF2853 family protein, which produces MSKRDDLITKYAADLKDKCGVNPDMDFLTKVTIGCGPSIYNRDAATVSGSDEKELATVKNNFLIKKLGLSDSDDLDKAIDSVIETYGRSNKTKYRAVIYYLLAKHFKKESVYK